GTGCCCCCGTCTCCAGTGACGTCACCTCCAGGCAGTGATGTCACTCTCAGCTGCTCTTTCTCCTATAAAGAGGGGGCTGGTCTCAGCGGATTGGTGGTTACCTGGCAACGCCCTCCTGTCGATCGCGTGGTCCACAGTTTCTATTACGGTCGAGACCAGCTGGATCTGCAGAATGAAGCCTACAGGAATCGGACCCAGCTGTTCCCAGAGCAGCTCGGTGTGGGGAACGCCTCCCTCAGACTGAAACAGGTGCGGGAGGAGGATGAGGGCCGGTACACCTGCGCTGTGACCAACCAAATGGAGAGCACCAggggagacgtgcagctcctagtggcaggtcagtgtcatcggggagacgtgcagctcctagtggcaggtcagtgtcatcggggaAACGTGCAGCTCCTActggcaggtcagtgtcatcgaGGAGACATtcagctcctagtggcaggtcagtgttTATGAACCAGCCTATCAATGACTTAGATCATGGCAGGTAATTCAAGGGGAATGGGACTTTTTCTCCCATCGTGCTACAGCAGACCCTGCCAGCCAGGCGCCTAGTGAGCTCTGAGCGgaaacctgcagggctggcctttgtcctccagaggccggcaGCTCCCTGACCTCCgctctggagttcctgggtgtggaagaggaagctggctcggtcgtgggatcagaggatgcccgcTGAACCTTttgttctcctgagctgtgggggGAATCGCTGCGGTGAGGGGAGAAAGGATTGGACACTCTACAcaggggagaaaatcaggggtagaATTATTGCGCACTacattttagaaagaaataaatataatagcATGTCATTTGAAGCTGTACACATTTCAACACAAGGACAGTGCTGATTGTTATTGATGCAGAAGAGGAATAGTGATCTGTATACCTGTAAAGACGTGTTCAGGTTTGCCGACCCTGACTTGCAAAAACAAAAGCGCCTCCTTGCAGACGAGAGGCAGTCGACCCTGACAATTGAAGAATGGACAAGCTTAGCCGCTGCAGCTTCTCTTGCCTACGCCTACAGCTTTCTGTACAACATGTTCCTACAGACAGTTACAcctgtaatggggggggggggggatattgacccctatgcttttactatgggaaacttttataagggttagtttaccatggtttgtttaatacattttacccgacctctctgtgctttgcaatgcttccctatgctttaccagacctctctgtgctttacaatgcttccctatgctttaccagacctctctgtgctttacaatgcttccctatgctttaccatgctgtcactgtgcttgattacacCTTGCCGTTCCCAGGGCCCTTGTTCATTGGCTGTGTTTCGGTGTCTGTCCAGCCCCTTACAGTGAGCCGCAGTTAGCCATTTTCCTGTCTAACCCCGGTGGTCATGTGACCCTGACTGTCAAGGTGACGGACGGCTATCCCCGGCCCACACTGCTGTGGCTGAATGCGGCAGGAAGTGACATCACAAACCAGAGCCACACCTCCCAGTCTGTGGATAGCAGGGGGCTGTACCAGATCCGGAGCCAGCTGGAGGCGGTGGTGAAAGAAGCAGAGACCTTCACCTTTGAGCTGGATCACCCCGTGATGGAGCAGAGAGTGAGGCGAGCCATCACCCTGCACCCAAGCACAGGTAAGGGCATGTGGAGAGAaatcagggctgagtgatctcatagcttCTGTGCACCACAATCAGGGCCaagtgatctcatagctgctgtgcatcacaatcagggctgagtgatctcatagctgctgtgttTAACAATCAGGGccgagtgatctcatagctgctgtgcatCACATCAGGGCCAAGTGATCTCATAGCTTCTGTGCACCACAATCAGGGccgagtgatctcatagctgctgtgcatcacaatcagggccgagtgatctcatagctgctgtgttTAACAATCAGGAatgagtgatctcatagctgctgtgcatcacagtcagggctgagtgatctcatagcttCTGTGCACCACAATCAGGGCCaagtgatctcatagctgctgtgcatcacaatcagggctgagtgatctcatagctgctgtgtgTAACAGtcagggctgagtgatctcatagctgctgtgtgTCACAGtcagggctgagtgatctcatagctgctgtgcttaacaatcagggctgagtgatctcatagcttCTGTGCACCACAATCAGGGCCAAGTGATCTCATAGCTTCTGTGCACCACAATCAGGGCCAAGTGATCTCATAGCTTCTGTGTGTAACAATCAGGGCCAAGTGATCTCATAGCTTCTGTGCACCACAATCAGGGCCAAGTGATCTCATAGCTTCTGTGCACCACAATCAGGGCCAAGTGATCTCATAGCTTCTGTGCATCAcaatcagggctgagtgatctcatagctgctgtgcatcacaatcagggctgagtgatctcatagctgctgtgtgTAACAATCAGGtctgagtgatctcatagctgctgtgttTAACTGCAGTCACATCCACAAACCTATTGAAACCGATCACAGTAGAGTCCAGAACCAGTCGAGTCCATTTCATTAGAACAACACGGTTTGGATACTGGCCCAGCTCGGGCAAGCAGGGCTGGGATCAGCGAGACTGTACTGCTTTTATAACTGAGTTTTCTCCTCAATTCAGAGCGTCCGATTCTGTTCTCTCTCCTCTGCAGCCCTGCACAGCGTCTCT
This window of the Polyodon spathula isolate WHYD16114869_AA chromosome 24, ASM1765450v1, whole genome shotgun sequence genome carries:
- the LOC121298590 gene encoding CD276 antigen-like, which gives rise to MGLLCLQSVNRLLFIHVWLQVCDAVTVPPSPVTSPPGSDVTLSCSFSYKEGAGLSGLVVTWQRPPVDRVVHSFYYGRDQLDLQNEAYRNRTQLFPEQLGVGNASLRLKQVREEDEGRYTCAVTNQMESTRGDVQLLVAAPYSEPQLAIFLSNPGGHVTLTVKVTDGYPRPTLLWLNAAGSDITNQSHTSQSVDSRGLYQIRSQLEAVVKEAETFTFELDHPVMEQRVRRAITLHPSTGDRIEQRSRLPVTFSLLLVLLLVIGCFFIEAGQDVTGE